Proteins from a single region of Bacteroidota bacterium:
- a CDS encoding T9SS type A sorting domain-containing protein: MKTQLFSFVILFLLAAKSFGQANCTAASTGFTPINDLGSGTFTNAWSVTWTGGLYPNGSNYLPATHKGAGTQIAQQVLPLNSSGNVDMTNGKIVWMSIGMSNTTYEAQQFIPLANAYANKNPKLTLVDGAQGGMSADRISSPWLSQYSTYWSTVATRLSSAGVTANQVEVIWFKEADPAGTMTVQIYYDSLIVQFKRIMHEIKTRFPNAKLCYMASRISARYASSTLNPEPFAYYTGWAVKEIIEEQINGDTALAYSGSNIRSPFLSWGIYMWSDGSTPEATNSNIFITCPTDLQNDGTHPSIPTGAAKVANWLLTFYQNDSLSCSWFFNSSPSFCPLTAVNEISLENGISVYPNPTSGKFQISNLPAQAGLKSQISNLEIYNVLGECIYKSLILNPKSLIDLSSQPSGIYFLKVMAGKNSFDEKIIIQK, translated from the coding sequence ATGAAAACACAATTATTCTCCTTCGTCATTTTATTTCTATTGGCGGCAAAATCTTTCGGGCAGGCAAACTGCACAGCCGCTTCAACGGGTTTCACTCCTATCAATGATTTAGGAAGTGGAACATTCACAAATGCATGGAGCGTCACTTGGACAGGCGGACTTTATCCGAACGGTTCGAACTATCTTCCCGCTACGCACAAGGGTGCGGGAACGCAAATCGCGCAGCAAGTTCTTCCGCTTAATTCATCGGGCAATGTGGATATGACCAACGGAAAAATTGTATGGATGAGCATCGGAATGTCAAATACTACTTATGAAGCGCAGCAATTTATTCCGCTGGCGAATGCCTACGCAAACAAAAACCCGAAACTCACTTTGGTGGATGGAGCGCAAGGCGGAATGTCGGCAGATAGAATTTCATCGCCATGGCTTTCGCAATATTCCACTTACTGGAGCACGGTGGCAACGCGGCTCAGCAGTGCAGGAGTAACTGCAAACCAAGTGGAAGTGATTTGGTTTAAGGAAGCAGACCCTGCAGGAACGATGACTGTTCAAATCTATTATGATTCTCTCATCGTGCAGTTCAAACGGATTATGCACGAAATAAAAACAAGATTTCCGAATGCAAAACTTTGTTACATGGCAAGCCGCATTTCTGCACGCTACGCTTCTTCCACTCTCAATCCTGAACCATTTGCGTATTACACCGGTTGGGCGGTAAAAGAAATTATTGAAGAGCAGATTAACGGAGATACCGCGCTCGCATATTCAGGAAGTAATATTCGTTCTCCGTTTTTATCATGGGGAATTTATATGTGGTCGGATGGAAGCACGCCCGAAGCAACCAATTCAAATATATTTATTACCTGCCCAACGGATTTACAGAATGACGGAACGCATCCATCTATTCCTACAGGTGCAGCCAAAGTAGCAAACTGGCTCCTCACTTTTTATCAGAATGATTCGCTGTCGTGTTCTTGGTTTTTTAATTCTTCGCCTTCTTTTTGTCCGCTAACTGCTGTGAATGAAATTTCTTTGGAGAATGGTATTTCTGTTTATCCGAATCCCACATCAGGAAAATTCCAAATCTCAAACCTGCCTGCGCAGGCAGGTCTCAAATCTCAAATCTCAAATCTTGAGATTTACAATGTGCTGGGAGAATGTATTTACAAATCTTTAATCCTAAATCCTAAATCCTTAATTGATTTATCTTCTCAGCCCAGCGGAATTTATTTTCTGAAAGTAATGGCAGGAAAAAATTCGTTCGATGAAAAAATAATCATT
- a CDS encoding T9SS type A sorting domain-containing protein, whose translation MKNIFTLLFFIQVSLNGWSQGGCNPSSATGTPNCTAAQTGFTPIHDLGTGTWVNNWNGNSMQGGLYPNGSNFIPASHKAAGITLASQLQPLDTAGNPSPTGKIVLLSIGLSNTNIEACEFDSLANIDPCKNSKVVCVNGAQGGFPAMLITSPWYQGGTPYNNYWGSSSNPVGVYGALVTASGSRPKQVQAVWFKETNPAPPSNILYTSNCTSANSNQCREEFYDSLVVQFKRALLEIVTRYPNVKVCYISSRISARYADVTSVLNPEPFAYIQGWTCKKVIEDQINGLLPYSGSGRVAPWIAWSPYLWSDGIIPQVNYPSINWTCPNEFALDGTHPSLSGARKVGNLLLCMFKTDSTCYPWFTASGNPCFTGYCSTTGTNELPNKKEIKVYPNPSVGKISVELKTVPEKIKIEVYSALGKKIYCAIKENSSEKIFTLDLNLPEGIYNLIISEEKNLYSEKVVIIK comes from the coding sequence ATGAAAAACATCTTTACTCTTTTATTTTTTATTCAGGTATCGCTGAACGGTTGGTCGCAAGGCGGCTGCAACCCTTCCTCAGCAACCGGAACGCCTAACTGCACGGCAGCGCAAACAGGGTTTACTCCCATTCACGATTTAGGAACAGGAACCTGGGTAAACAACTGGAACGGAAATTCCATGCAGGGAGGATTATATCCGAATGGCTCCAACTTTATTCCGGCATCGCATAAAGCGGCAGGCATTACACTTGCTTCACAACTTCAGCCGCTCGATACGGCAGGCAATCCAAGCCCGACTGGAAAAATTGTTTTACTCTCCATCGGATTATCAAATACAAATATTGAAGCATGCGAGTTTGATTCGCTTGCCAACATAGACCCCTGCAAAAATTCAAAAGTCGTTTGTGTCAACGGAGCCCAGGGAGGATTTCCCGCCATGCTGATTACTTCACCGTGGTATCAGGGAGGAACGCCATACAATAATTATTGGGGAAGCAGCAGCAACCCGGTTGGAGTTTATGGCGCTCTCGTTACTGCGAGCGGCAGCAGACCCAAACAAGTACAGGCGGTTTGGTTTAAGGAAACGAATCCTGCTCCGCCCAGTAATATATTATATACTTCAAATTGTACAAGCGCAAATTCCAATCAATGCAGGGAAGAATTTTATGATTCATTGGTTGTGCAATTCAAGCGCGCCTTGCTTGAAATTGTTACCCGCTATCCCAATGTGAAAGTGTGTTATATCTCCAGCAGAATATCTGCGCGGTATGCCGATGTTACTTCGGTTCTGAATCCTGAGCCCTTTGCTTACATACAAGGATGGACATGCAAAAAAGTTATTGAAGACCAAATCAACGGATTGCTTCCTTATTCAGGAAGCGGAAGAGTTGCTCCATGGATTGCGTGGAGCCCGTATTTGTGGAGCGATGGAATTATTCCCCAGGTAAATTATCCATCCATTAATTGGACTTGTCCAAATGAATTTGCATTGGACGGAACACATCCGTCTTTAAGCGGTGCACGCAAAGTAGGCAACTTGCTGCTGTGCATGTTTAAAACCGATTCAACCTGTTATCCTTGGTTTACTGCGAGCGGCAATCCTTGTTTTACCGGATACTGTTCAACTACCGGAACAAATGAACTGCCGAATAAAAAAGAAATAAAAGTTTATCCAAATCCATCTGTTGGAAAAATTTCAGTTGAGTTGAAAACTGTTCCCGAAAAAATTAAAATTGAAGTTTACTCCGCGCTCGGAAAAAAAATTTATTGCGCAATAAAAGAAAACTCCTCCGAAAAGATTTTTACTCTTGATTTGAATTTACCTGAAGGAATTTATAACCTCATTATATCAGAAGAAAAAAATTTGTATTCAGAAAAAGTAGTCATTATAAAATAA
- a CDS encoding T9SS type A sorting domain-containing protein, whose amino-acid sequence MKKNLLAAAITVFYFTNINCFAQAPPDSCQITVGTCLGQLNAWSREVPFVDLMKTCLRWATLPTANVMDSIPQDADGYPLQIPYTVNGQPQTIQTRMIYGQKPSVLYPSGTYVLLYDGTGTFSFTGDVTAATVTNPGRILLTVVPSTQGIFMTIISSSASDHVRNVRVLMPGTEFTYQSQPFNQKFLNYLAPFKVIRPMWWQLLWQSTEVKWSDRRKTTFYRQSSYFSETNKRGCAYEYIVKLCNMANKDLWLCVPHAADSDYVMNLAQMMRDSLNPNLKIYLEYSNELWNSTNTVAYPWVQANAPQSLNSAQRIAYFYKKNFDIWQMVFGSQFSSRIVRVVGSQLTTPWYGQQEMAYLINNGSGADALAPADYFLTFRQNPTYNHHDYDTLNAWGASTTPLQAINLARKNIPSMHMGTLANNQTATQYGLRYIFYEGGQDLDPQNYSTHPYNPAIYNAQLDTAMYNCYMNEFKFLRDSTTLDLFMHFVLFSDRGEFLNGAPPWGALESVFQDTSVNPSVKYRALMNNIFNCSASTGVSEMTKNNSITVFPNPSCGKFTIAGLQSLKVERLEIYNVLGEKIYSSTHSPVNSIIDLSSQQNGIYFIKVSSEGKTKQSKIVICK is encoded by the coding sequence ATGAAAAAAAATTTACTTGCGGCAGCCATAACAGTATTTTATTTTACAAATATAAATTGCTTTGCGCAAGCGCCTCCCGACTCTTGCCAAATCACAGTTGGAACTTGTCTTGGTCAACTTAACGCATGGAGCCGTGAAGTTCCATTTGTGGACTTGATGAAAACATGTTTGCGCTGGGCAACGCTGCCAACGGCAAATGTGATGGATTCTATCCCGCAGGATGCTGACGGCTACCCGCTCCAGATTCCTTACACGGTGAACGGTCAGCCACAAACGATACAAACAAGGATGATATATGGGCAGAAACCTTCTGTTCTTTATCCAAGTGGAACTTATGTTCTTTTATATGATGGCACCGGAACTTTTTCTTTTACAGGCGATGTAACCGCTGCTACCGTAACAAATCCGGGAAGAATTCTTTTAACAGTCGTTCCCTCAACACAAGGAATATTTATGACCATTATTTCTTCCAGCGCAAGCGACCATGTGCGCAATGTGCGCGTGCTGATGCCGGGCACGGAGTTCACCTACCAATCTCAGCCGTTCAATCAGAAATTTTTGAACTATCTCGCTCCTTTCAAAGTCATTCGCCCCATGTGGTGGCAATTGCTCTGGCAATCCACCGAAGTAAAATGGAGTGACAGGAGAAAGACAACTTTTTACAGGCAATCGTCTTATTTTTCCGAAACCAATAAAAGAGGATGTGCTTATGAGTACATAGTAAAACTCTGTAACATGGCGAATAAAGATTTATGGCTTTGTGTTCCGCATGCAGCTGATTCAGATTATGTGATGAACCTTGCGCAGATGATGAGAGACAGTTTAAATCCTAATCTGAAAATATACCTGGAGTATTCCAATGAACTCTGGAATTCTACCAACACAGTTGCGTATCCCTGGGTGCAGGCGAATGCTCCGCAGAGTTTGAATTCGGCTCAGCGAATTGCTTACTTCTATAAAAAGAATTTTGATATATGGCAAATGGTTTTCGGAAGCCAATTCTCCTCGCGGATTGTGAGAGTAGTTGGTTCTCAACTCACGACTCCATGGTACGGTCAGCAGGAAATGGCTTACCTTATTAATAATGGAAGCGGGGCTGATGCACTTGCTCCAGCAGATTATTTTTTAACCTTCAGGCAGAATCCTACCTACAATCATCATGACTATGATACACTGAATGCATGGGGCGCGTCTACTACGCCTCTTCAGGCAATCAATCTTGCACGAAAAAATATTCCGTCAATGCATATGGGAACTCTTGCTAATAATCAAACTGCAACACAGTATGGATTGCGTTACATATTTTATGAAGGAGGTCAAGATTTAGATCCGCAAAATTATTCAACTCATCCTTACAATCCTGCCATTTACAATGCGCAGTTAGATACGGCTATGTACAACTGTTATATGAATGAATTCAAATTCCTGCGCGACTCAACTACGCTTGATTTGTTCATGCACTTTGTTTTGTTCAGCGACAGGGGAGAATTTCTGAACGGTGCTCCACCATGGGGAGCGCTCGAAAGCGTATTTCAGGATACAAGCGTAAATCCGTCTGTAAAATACCGCGCGCTGATGAACAATATATTTAATTGCTCTGCTTCAACGGGCGTTTCCGAAATGACAAAAAATAATTCAATCACTGTTTTTCCTAATCCATCATGCGGAAAGTTTACGATTGCAGGGTTACAAAGTTTGAAAGTTGAAAGGTTGGAAATTTACAATGTGCTTGGTGAAAAAATTTATTCATCAACTCATTCACCCGTTAATTCAATAATTGATTTGTCTTCGCAACAGAATGGAATTTATTTTATAAAAGTAAGTTCTGAAGGGAAAACAAAGCAATCGAAAATCGTCATTTGTAAATAA
- a CDS encoding TetR/AcrR family transcriptional regulator, producing MRKKKLDSETEKKILDAAVNVFHKKGIHGARMQEIADEAQVSKSMLHYYFVDKDKLFNKVFELTMKNIFPKVNSILVSDLPLFQKIAVFMNTYTDILFEQHHSTGFIISEMAMNTDKVLKMTVSAAGFDMTKFRLQIDGEYKKGNIKKMDVRILFLNMISLCVFPFIAMPIQLQRFKISQEEYFQLLEKRKSVITQMVIDSIKKEELVTV from the coding sequence ATGAGAAAGAAAAAACTTGATTCCGAAACCGAAAAAAAAATTCTTGATGCTGCAGTAAATGTATTTCACAAAAAAGGAATTCACGGAGCGCGAATGCAGGAAATTGCCGATGAAGCGCAAGTGAGTAAATCCATGCTTCATTATTATTTTGTGGATAAGGACAAACTTTTTAATAAAGTGTTTGAACTGACAATGAAAAATATCTTTCCGAAAGTAAATTCTATTTTGGTTTCCGACCTCCCGCTTTTCCAGAAGATTGCTGTATTTATGAATACCTATACGGATATTTTATTTGAACAGCATCACTCTACCGGATTCATCATTTCCGAGATGGCAATGAATACTGACAAAGTTCTGAAAATGACAGTGAGCGCTGCGGGTTTCGATATGACGAAATTTCGTCTGCAAATAGACGGGGAATACAAAAAGGGCAACATAAAAAAAATGGATGTCAGGATTTTGTTTTTGAATATGATTTCACTTTGTGTTTTTCCTTTCATTGCCATGCCTATTCAGTTGCAACGCTTCAAAATTTCGCAGGAAGAATATTTTCAATTATTGGAAAAAAGAAAATCAGTTATCACTCAAATGGTAATTGATTCCATCAAAAAAGAAGAACTTGTAACCGTATAA
- a CDS encoding homogentisate 1,2-dioxygenase, which yields MPIYHKLGKIPQKRHTQFVNPKGNKNHPFYYEQLFGTEGFSGMSSLLYHVHRPTMVKEIVKSYSVEPKIAVKKNIRAMKLIGFNVEPQDDFLESRTPLLLNNDVILGLAAPKKSFKNYFYKNADADELLFIHKGKGTLRTFLGNINFVSGDYLVIPRGMIYQMDFDSKENKILYLESFSPIYTCHRYRNNFGQLLEHSPFCERDLKLPKNLETNDRKGSFLIKIKKEGMMHEVVYTSHPFDVVGWDGYNFPYGFSIHNFEPITGRIHQPPPTHQTFEAHNFVVCSFCPRLYDYHPKSIPAPYNHSNIDSDEVLYYANNEFMSRNNIGEGDITLHPKGIPHGPAPGAMERSIGVKDTIELAVMVDTFRPLMVTEAAVKIDDGKYFKSWVE from the coding sequence ATGCCCATCTATCATAAACTCGGAAAAATTCCTCAGAAGCGCCACACGCAATTTGTAAATCCAAAGGGAAATAAAAATCATCCATTTTATTACGAGCAGCTTTTCGGCACGGAAGGGTTTTCCGGAATGTCTTCCTTATTATATCACGTTCACCGGCCAACAATGGTGAAGGAAATTGTAAAATCCTATAGCGTGGAGCCGAAGATTGCGGTAAAGAAAAATATCAGAGCGATGAAACTGATCGGCTTTAATGTGGAACCGCAGGATGATTTTCTCGAAAGCAGAACTCCTCTCCTTTTGAATAACGATGTAATACTTGGTCTTGCCGCTCCGAAAAAATCTTTTAAAAATTATTTTTATAAGAATGCAGACGCGGACGAATTGCTTTTCATTCACAAAGGAAAAGGAACACTCCGCACTTTTCTCGGAAACATAAATTTTGTGAGCGGAGATTATCTGGTGATTCCGCGCGGGATGATATACCAGATGGATTTTGATTCGAAGGAAAACAAAATTCTTTATCTCGAATCTTTTTCTCCGATCTATACTTGTCATCGTTACAGAAATAATTTCGGACAACTGCTGGAACATTCTCCTTTCTGCGAGCGCGATTTGAAACTGCCGAAAAATCTGGAGACGAACGACCGCAAAGGAAGTTTCCTGATAAAAATAAAAAAGGAAGGCATGATGCACGAAGTGGTGTACACTTCACATCCGTTTGATGTGGTGGGCTGGGATGGCTACAATTTTCCCTATGGATTCTCCATTCACAACTTTGAACCGATAACGGGAAGAATTCATCAACCTCCTCCGACCCATCAGACATTCGAAGCGCATAATTTTGTGGTGTGTTCTTTTTGTCCGCGCCTGTATGATTACCATCCGAAATCAATTCCCGCTCCTTACAATCACAGCAACATTGACTCAGATGAAGTTTTGTATTACGCGAACAATGAATTCATGAGCCGGAATAATATTGGAGAAGGCGACATCACGCTTCACCCGAAAGGAATTCCGCACGGACCAGCGCCCGGAGCGATGGAACGAAGTATTGGCGTGAAAGATACCATTGAACTTGCCGTGATGGTGGATACCTTCCGCCCGCTGATGGTGACAGAAGCCGCTGTGAAAATTGATGACGGAAAATATTTTAAGAGTTGGGTAGAATAA
- the rpiB gene encoding ribose 5-phosphate isomerase B → MKIAIGADHAGFSLKEILKKYLVGKGIEVKDFGTHSEQSVDYPDFAHPVADAVEKKEFDFGMLMCGSANGVTMAANKHAGIRAALCWNSEIAKLSRQHNDANILTLPARFIEEAEAKKCVDVFLSTSFEGGRHEGRVKKIDC, encoded by the coding sequence ATGAAAATTGCAATCGGAGCCGATCACGCAGGATTTTCTCTCAAAGAGATTCTGAAAAAATATTTAGTTGGGAAAGGAATCGAAGTAAAAGATTTCGGAACACACTCTGAACAAAGCGTGGATTATCCTGACTTCGCTCATCCCGTTGCAGATGCAGTAGAAAAAAAAGAGTTTGATTTCGGAATGCTGATGTGCGGCAGCGCGAACGGAGTTACTATGGCTGCCAATAAGCATGCAGGCATTCGCGCAGCACTTTGCTGGAATTCTGAAATTGCAAAACTATCGCGCCAGCACAATGACGCAAACATTCTTACGCTGCCTGCACGCTTTATTGAAGAAGCCGAAGCAAAAAAATGCGTGGATGTTTTTCTCTCCACCTCGTTTGAAGGAGGAAGGCACGAGGGAAGGGTGAAGAAGATTGATTGTTGA
- a CDS encoding PorP/SprF family type IX secretion system membrane protein has translation MIKLFTLRTSAFAIFLAVGISSMAQDIHFSQFMQSPLTVNPALAGTTVWIRGTAQYRSQWSAVTVPYSTMGASFDIKSKKRWFKVKNMTEKYRQNGENGFGWGLNVFNDRAGDGHMGTLQFNGSLAYQIFVGQKGMLALGFQGGLMQRSIDFSQLHWGNQYDATSSTGYNSSFDPKENLSNAHFIVPDLSTGGIYTYKKSERYASAGDQMDFTIGAALFHVNQPKYSFLGTGEHLYMRTVIHGNATIGIPNSRLAIAPGIMVAKQGPNQEIFVGSLFKYSLKEDSKYTGFVKGASISAGGFFRAKDAFVAMMMFDFSSYGIGLSYDINVSGLKAVSTGRGGFEISLHFLNPAPYIYSQASFNK, from the coding sequence ATGATAAAATTATTTACACTTCGCACTTCTGCGTTCGCAATTTTTCTTGCTGTTGGAATTTCTTCCATGGCGCAGGACATACACTTTTCACAATTCATGCAATCGCCTCTCACGGTGAATCCCGCTCTTGCCGGAACCACCGTCTGGATTCGCGGCACCGCGCAGTACCGTTCGCAATGGAGCGCAGTTACCGTTCCGTATTCCACCATGGGCGCTTCGTTCGATATAAAAAGTAAGAAGCGCTGGTTCAAAGTAAAAAACATGACGGAGAAATACCGCCAGAACGGAGAAAACGGTTTCGGCTGGGGACTGAATGTGTTTAACGACCGCGCAGGCGATGGGCACATGGGCACGCTGCAATTCAACGGCTCGCTCGCTTACCAGATTTTTGTGGGGCAGAAAGGAATGCTTGCACTCGGTTTCCAGGGAGGATTGATGCAGCGCAGCATTGACTTCAGCCAACTGCACTGGGGAAACCAGTACGATGCAACTTCTTCCACCGGATATAATTCTTCTTTCGACCCGAAAGAAAATCTTTCGAACGCGCATTTCATTGTTCCCGATTTAAGCACGGGCGGAATTTATACTTATAAGAAAAGCGAGCGCTATGCTTCCGCAGGCGACCAGATGGATTTCACCATTGGCGCGGCATTGTTTCATGTGAACCAGCCAAAATATTCTTTCCTCGGCACAGGCGAGCACCTGTACATGCGCACAGTGATTCACGGAAACGCCACCATTGGAATTCCCAATTCGCGCCTTGCCATTGCCCCGGGAATCATGGTTGCCAAGCAGGGGCCCAACCAGGAAATTTTTGTCGGCTCGCTGTTTAAATATTCGCTGAAGGAGGATTCCAAATATACCGGCTTTGTAAAAGGCGCTTCCATTTCAGCCGGAGGATTTTTCCGCGCCAAAGATGCGTTTGTAGCCATGATGATGTTTGATTTTTCCAGTTACGGCATCGGGCTGAGTTACGATATTAATGTATCAGGATTGAAAGCGGTGAGCACCGGCAGAGGCGGCTTTGAAATTTCATTGCACTTTCTCAACCCCGCTCCGTATATTTACAGCCAGGCAAGTTTCAATAAATAA